The following are encoded together in the Thermococcus sibiricus MM 739 genome:
- a CDS encoding TIGR00304 family membrane protein, which yields MKGELLVFMGMGLIFIGFMLIFLGTLMSASSGETNVESGGVIMIGPIPIVFGTNRGVTLAMILAVLLMVLWIVGALISRRV from the coding sequence ATGAAGGGCGAATTGCTAGTATTCATGGGAATGGGTTTGATATTTATTGGTTTCATGTTGATCTTCTTGGGAACTTTAATGAGTGCATCAAGTGGGGAAACCAATGTAGAAAGTGGAGGGGTTATAATGATAGGCCCCATTCCAATAGTTTTTGGAACAAACAGAGGTGTCACTTTAGCAATGATATTAGCAGTTCTTTTAATGGTTCTTTGGATAGTTGGTGCTTTGATCAGCAGGAGGGTGTGA
- a CDS encoding cation:proton antiporter, which yields MDVFLELAVILIVAKLFGYIATKAKMPGALGQLIGGMLIGPSILNIVSYSEGVHLISEIGVVLLLFLAGLETDVEEFKRVGVPSFLIALGGVAIPFVMGYFLSEWFGYERTEALFLGGILTATSVGLTVSILMEMKKLRTKEGTAILAGAVVDDILGIILLTTLIAMYRKGHVYIEDVGILIGEVAVFFVVSWLVGKPIVKEFLSLSERIDLPETLTAFALAITLIFAYIAEQFRIAGITGAYLAGVLIAQTDEAKRISNRMITVSYSLFVPVFLVGIGIKTDISIILHAGTFAILYSVIAIIGKIVGCGVGALLARFKPKEALRVGIGMIPRMEVALIMANVALTENVFDKGIFSIPVTMVIITTIITPPLLKWIFSRD from the coding sequence ATGGATGTATTCCTTGAACTTGCAGTGATCCTGATAGTGGCTAAGCTATTTGGTTATATTGCTACAAAAGCGAAGATGCCTGGAGCTCTCGGTCAGCTTATTGGAGGGATGCTTATTGGACCCTCTATTCTAAACATAGTGAGTTATTCTGAGGGAGTTCATTTAATAAGCGAGATAGGTGTGGTTTTACTTCTTTTTCTTGCTGGCCTTGAAACGGATGTTGAAGAATTCAAAAGAGTTGGTGTACCCTCTTTTCTTATCGCTCTTGGGGGAGTTGCAATCCCTTTTGTGATGGGATACTTCCTATCTGAATGGTTTGGATATGAGCGAACTGAAGCCTTGTTTTTGGGAGGAATCTTAACTGCCACAAGCGTTGGATTAACCGTAAGTATCTTAATGGAAATGAAAAAACTTCGCACAAAAGAGGGAACGGCCATTTTAGCCGGTGCGGTTGTTGATGATATCCTTGGAATTATACTTCTCACAACACTAATTGCCATGTATAGAAAAGGGCATGTTTACATAGAAGATGTGGGAATTCTTATTGGAGAAGTAGCTGTATTCTTTGTAGTGAGCTGGCTTGTTGGAAAACCTATTGTGAAAGAATTCTTATCTCTCTCTGAAAGAATTGACTTGCCTGAGACATTAACAGCATTTGCCCTCGCTATAACTCTTATCTTTGCGTATATAGCCGAGCAGTTTAGAATAGCTGGAATAACCGGAGCATATCTAGCAGGAGTTTTGATAGCACAAACAGACGAAGCAAAAAGAATAAGTAACAGAATGATAACCGTCTCATATTCTCTCTTTGTTCCTGTTTTTCTTGTTGGAATTGGTATAAAAACAGACATAAGCATCATTCTCCATGCAGGAACTTTTGCAATTCTCTATTCAGTGATAGCGATAATAGGAAAAATAGTAGGTTGCGGTGTTGGTGCGCTATTAGCCAGGTTCAAACCAAAAGAAGCACTTAGAGTTGGTATTGGAATGATTCCCAGAATGGAAGTGGCTCTAATTATGGCAAACGTCGCACTTACAGAAAATGTGTTTGATAAGGGAATTTTCTCGATCCCCGTTACTATGGTAATAATCACAACTATTATAACACCTCCCCTACTGAAATGGATATTCTCGAGGGATTAA
- the ttuA gene encoding tRNA-5-methyluridine(54) 2-sulfurtransferase, producing MKCRFCENRAYIKLHYPKMYLCSNHFIEYFEKKVKKTIDKYKLLKASEKVLVVISGGKDSAVTAYVLKKLGYDVECLHINLGIGGYSEKSEEYAKKQCELMGVPLYVVRVRELLGAGIGEVRTRRPACSYCGLTKRYIFNKFAYDNGFGVIATGHNLDDEASFIFSNLMNWNTEYLAKQGPVLPGEGTFVKKIKPLYGLTEREVVAYALAVGLEYIINECPHARGATTIEYKEILNKMEEKRPGTKINFVKGYLRKKHLFEAELEEIELKKCKICGMPSQDEKCSFCRFWGLKEPLVFKVKS from the coding sequence ATGAAGTGCAGGTTCTGCGAGAACAGGGCATATATAAAGCTCCACTACCCAAAAATGTATCTATGTTCCAATCACTTTATCGAATATTTCGAAAAAAAGGTCAAGAAAACGATTGATAAGTATAAACTTCTTAAAGCTAGTGAAAAAGTACTCGTAGTCATCAGTGGAGGGAAAGATTCTGCTGTAACAGCTTATGTCCTCAAAAAGCTTGGCTATGATGTAGAATGTCTGCATATAAATTTGGGTATTGGGGGATACTCAGAAAAGAGTGAAGAGTATGCAAAAAAGCAGTGTGAGTTAATGGGGGTTCCCCTTTATGTAGTTAGAGTTAGAGAGCTTTTAGGAGCTGGTATTGGGGAAGTAAGAACTAGAAGACCTGCTTGCTCTTATTGTGGCCTTACAAAGCGTTACATATTCAACAAATTTGCTTATGATAATGGATTTGGTGTTATTGCCACGGGACATAATTTGGATGATGAGGCCAGCTTTATCTTTTCTAACCTCATGAATTGGAATACAGAGTATCTGGCCAAGCAAGGCCCGGTTTTACCAGGAGAAGGTACCTTTGTAAAGAAAATTAAACCGCTTTATGGACTCACAGAGAGAGAAGTAGTGGCATATGCTCTTGCAGTTGGTTTGGAGTACATTATCAATGAATGCCCGCATGCGAGAGGAGCAACCACAATAGAATACAAAGAAATTTTAAATAAAATGGAAGAAAAGAGACCTGGAACGAAAATAAATTTTGTCAAAGGTTACTTGAGGAAAAAACACTTATTTGAAGCCGAACTAGAAGAAATAGAACTTAAAAAGTGTAAAATTTGTGGAATGCCGTCTCAAGACGAAAAATGTTCATTCTGCAGATTCTGGGGCTTGAAAGAGCCCTTGGTCTTCAAAGTGAAAAGTTAA
- a CDS encoding CBS domain-containing protein: MSIITGKKRHLMLQRKEELSHNIRYISKVPVKIVMDKDFLTVHPQDPLTHLIRKFTSEETSAIVVDDEGRLLGFITMKDLLQFFTTPKRYSVVGLGLLKKYTITRASMVEDIMVTKPITIHIEDNLGHAIKLMIETGKHHLPVIDDEKKVHGLLEVNDIIRLIRIVTL; this comes from the coding sequence ATGTCAATAATTACCGGAAAAAAACGCCATTTAATGCTTCAAAGGAAGGAAGAGCTAAGTCACAATATCAGGTATATTTCAAAGGTTCCTGTGAAAATAGTCATGGACAAAGATTTCTTGACCGTTCATCCTCAGGATCCCCTAACTCATCTTATAAGAAAATTTACTAGTGAGGAAACCTCCGCCATAGTAGTTGACGATGAAGGGAGACTTTTAGGATTTATTACAATGAAAGACCTCCTTCAATTTTTCACAACTCCCAAAAGATACTCTGTTGTGGGGTTAGGTTTATTAAAAAAATACACAATAACTCGTGCTTCAATGGTAGAAGATATAATGGTAACAAAGCCAATAACCATCCACATAGAGGATAACCTTGGACATGCTATTAAACTCATGATAGAAACTGGAAAACATCATCTTCCTGTTATTGATGACGAAAAAAAAGTTCATGGCTTGTTAGAGGTCAATGACATTATTCGGCTTATTAGAATTGTGACACTATAA
- the lrpA gene encoding HTH-type transcriptional regulator LrpA, producing MLDERDRIIIEMLTRDARTPFTEIAKALGISETAVRKRVRSLEEKGILKQYTIRVDPQKLGYNLVSITGVDTTPERLFEVASKLKEFEFVRELYLSSGDHMIMAEIWARDGGDLADIMSNKIGKIDGVTKVCPAIILERLK from the coding sequence ATGTTAGACGAAAGAGACAGGATTATAATTGAGATGTTGACAAGAGATGCAAGAACGCCCTTTACTGAAATAGCAAAGGCTTTGGGCATAAGTGAGACAGCTGTAAGGAAAAGAGTCCGATCATTGGAAGAGAAAGGGATTTTAAAACAGTATACTATTAGAGTAGACCCTCAAAAGCTTGGTTACAATCTGGTAAGTATCACAGGGGTGGACACAACACCAGAAAGACTTTTTGAAGTTGCCAGTAAGTTAAAGGAGTTTGAATTTGTAAGAGAGCTCTATCTATCAAGTGGTGATCACATGATAATGGCAGAAATATGGGCAAGGGATGGTGGGGATTTAGCAGATATTATGTCAAATAAAATAGGAAAAATTGATGGTGTTACCAAGGTTTGCCCGGCTATAATTTTGGAACGGTTAAAGTAA
- a CDS encoding diacylglycerol/polyprenol kinase family protein — MSIKSEVKRKALHLTGLTVPLLYLLFGQKVTIGFVATALIVFIILEPFRIVEELRDKLKQKLGLYVREDVIALVERELEAISREHEKYSIGSHIYFTIGALIIISFFPKDIAIGAITVATLGDAIAAIIGKPFGKHRFKNGKSIEGSLAYFLTAFLILLVLIDLPHALIGALAGMLAEFYELPPDDNFSNQLAVAIIIYVFRKIFF, encoded by the coding sequence ATGAGCATAAAAAGCGAGGTTAAGAGAAAAGCACTGCACTTAACAGGATTGACTGTCCCACTACTTTACCTTCTCTTTGGCCAAAAGGTAACAATAGGATTCGTTGCAACAGCGCTAATTGTTTTTATAATACTAGAACCTTTTAGAATAGTTGAAGAATTGAGAGATAAATTAAAACAAAAACTCGGTCTTTATGTAAGAGAAGATGTAATTGCCCTTGTCGAACGAGAACTTGAAGCCATATCTAGGGAACATGAAAAGTATTCTATCGGATCCCACATATACTTCACAATCGGAGCTTTAATAATAATAAGCTTCTTCCCAAAAGACATTGCAATAGGTGCCATAACCGTTGCAACTTTAGGTGATGCTATAGCTGCGATAATAGGAAAACCTTTTGGAAAGCATCGATTTAAAAACGGTAAAAGTATTGAGGGCAGCTTGGCATATTTTCTAACAGCCTTTCTAATACTTCTCGTGCTGATAGATTTACCACATGCCCTCATCGGGGCCTTAGCCGGGATGTTGGCAGAATTCTATGAGTTACCCCCCGATGATAATTTCTCTAATCAATTGGCCGTAGCTATTATAATATACGTTTTCAGAAAGATCTTCTTCTAA
- a CDS encoding HAD family hydrolase, with translation MLVLVDLDDTLCNTWEAARWSVLRLLPHLIRKGKFKALLYILTQRYKELEQSRELHLLNLDELVGNFMERVYKSTSEKDLKEMFELVDTTFFSNLRVYPDAIDFLKGLKEIGAKIVLITDSSSEWQRKKLEHLNLKNYFDSLIISGETGYSKLEPYNFMLAKRMFPKEREIYVVGDRDDTDMRGGKEIGATTILVRRGYFKSLMPKHADYIVKDLKEALEVIKHEHKKRG, from the coding sequence ATGCTTGTACTTGTGGATTTAGACGATACCTTATGCAACACATGGGAGGCCGCTAGATGGAGTGTTCTTCGTCTTCTGCCCCATTTAATCAGAAAAGGAAAATTCAAGGCTTTGCTTTATATCCTCACACAGCGGTATAAAGAGTTAGAACAATCAAGAGAGCTTCACTTACTTAATTTGGATGAACTCGTGGGAAACTTTATGGAAAGGGTGTATAAAAGCACATCAGAAAAAGATCTGAAAGAGATGTTCGAATTAGTTGACACGACATTCTTTTCAAACTTAAGAGTATATCCCGATGCAATTGACTTTTTAAAGGGATTAAAAGAGATTGGAGCAAAAATAGTGCTAATAACCGATTCCTCCTCTGAGTGGCAAAGGAAAAAACTCGAACACCTAAACCTGAAAAATTACTTTGATTCCCTTATAATAAGTGGAGAAACCGGTTACAGTAAACTTGAGCCCTATAACTTTATGCTGGCGAAAAGAATGTTCCCAAAAGAGAGGGAAATTTACGTAGTCGGAGATAGAGACGACACCGATATGAGAGGTGGAAAAGAAATAGGTGCAACAACAATCCTAGTCAGGAGGGGCTATTTCAAATCTCTCATGCCAAAACACGCCGATTACATAGTAAAAGACCTTAAAGAGGCCTTAGAGGTGATAAAGCATGAGCATAAAAAGCGAGGTTAA
- a CDS encoding NAD(P)/FAD-dependent oxidoreductase: protein MVFEEKFDVVIIGAGPAGLFSAYELAEKSDLKVAVIDEGGDIESRVCPMDELGYCIECKPCHIMSGVGGAGGLSDGTINLRPDIGGDLTKLTRDENYSWQLIWEVDQVFLTHGAPKGVYKGHEDEIRKWERRAAQAGVKFIPIIQRHIGSDHTKGVIKSIKDYLESKGIKFILWTKVEEFRKGEVVVRKGVDVFTIKARYIIVAPGRGGAEWFHDVAQKIGLKSSHGPIDVGVRVEVPAIIMEQITKINHDPKFHIYTETYDDFVRTFCANPNGFVVEEKYDGYVGVNGHSMRDKKSNNTNFAFLTRIELTEPVEDTTAYGRSIAQLATTIGGGKPILQRLGDLRRGRRSTWSRIKKSDVEPTLKHVTPGDIAMALPHRVVTNIIEGLEKLDRVIPGVASDHTLLYAPEIKYYAMQVEVNNLLETTIENIFAAGDGAGLSRDIVNAAATGLLAARGILIKEGLYQERDFKKSGNWKKVVESLEA, encoded by the coding sequence ATGGTTTTTGAAGAAAAATTTGATGTTGTTATAATTGGAGCAGGCCCTGCAGGTCTTTTTTCAGCCTATGAGCTCGCTGAAAAGAGTGATTTAAAAGTTGCAGTGATTGACGAGGGAGGAGACATTGAAAGCCGTGTATGCCCCATGGACGAACTTGGCTACTGTATTGAGTGCAAGCCTTGCCACATAATGAGTGGTGTTGGTGGGGCTGGTGGACTTAGTGATGGAACCATAAATCTAAGGCCGGATATTGGAGGAGACCTAACAAAACTTACAAGGGATGAGAATTATTCTTGGCAGCTTATTTGGGAAGTTGACCAGGTTTTTCTAACACATGGAGCTCCTAAAGGGGTTTACAAGGGGCACGAGGATGAGATACGGAAATGGGAAAGAAGAGCGGCCCAAGCAGGGGTGAAATTCATACCTATAATTCAGCGGCATATTGGCTCAGATCACACTAAAGGAGTTATAAAGAGTATTAAAGACTACTTGGAAAGCAAGGGTATCAAGTTTATCCTCTGGACAAAGGTTGAAGAGTTTAGAAAAGGAGAAGTTGTTGTTAGAAAAGGAGTTGATGTTTTCACGATAAAAGCACGTTATATAATAGTGGCACCAGGCAGAGGAGGAGCAGAATGGTTCCATGATGTTGCTCAAAAAATAGGTTTGAAGTCAAGTCATGGTCCTATTGATGTTGGAGTTAGGGTCGAGGTCCCTGCAATAATAATGGAGCAAATAACAAAAATAAATCATGATCCCAAGTTCCACATCTATACTGAAACTTACGATGATTTTGTGAGAACTTTCTGTGCCAATCCAAATGGATTTGTTGTTGAAGAGAAATATGATGGTTATGTGGGTGTAAACGGCCATTCAATGAGGGATAAAAAAAGCAACAACACCAATTTTGCATTCCTTACAAGGATTGAACTTACTGAACCAGTGGAAGATACCACAGCCTATGGTAGAAGCATTGCTCAGCTTGCAACTACAATTGGTGGAGGAAAGCCAATACTTCAAAGACTTGGAGACTTAAGAAGGGGAAGAAGGAGCACGTGGAGCAGGATAAAGAAGAGCGACGTCGAACCCACTTTAAAGCACGTTACTCCAGGAGACATAGCAATGGCACTTCCTCACAGAGTTGTTACAAACATTATTGAGGGCCTTGAAAAGCTTGACAGAGTAATTCCCGGAGTTGCAAGTGATCATACTCTCCTCTATGCTCCGGAGATAAAATATTATGCAATGCAAGTTGAGGTTAACAATCTCCTTGAAACCACAATCGAAAATATTTTCGCAGCTGGGGATGGAGCTGGATTGAGCAGGGATATTGTTAATGCTGCAGCAACAGGGCTTTTGGCTGCGAGGGGTATATTGATCAAAGAGGGCCTTTATCAGGAGAGGGATTTCAAAAAATCTGGCAATTGGAAAAAGGTCGTCGAGAGTTTGGAAGCATAA
- a CDS encoding cation:proton antiporter → MEYILDLSILLVLAKSLEWLFEKKEIHPIIAHILTGMILGPFFLNVVVPSEPLKVLSEFGLLMMMLYMGLTSNFSSIASNKSKAILVAALGVIFSFILGFLTVYAFGKGLAAAIFVGVTLGNTAIEVTSGVLLKARIRKELSSILMGAAFADDIMAVYLIGIITAMTKGELAFSPLVVLTIKIVLFITAVLLVSEYIFKRSSRFYSILRNLNIFFTFTIVLTFFLAMIAERVGLHQIIGAYLAGLTISRLRERRDPLVISKIKLNELIGDLQVVLTEFFIPLFFIYVGLMFNPSLNELSIVLIGLLYLAAVIGKFLGCGLGMKLFKFDWKSAALVGIGMGGRGSLELAILKFGIEEGLIDQSLFAAVVIVSMLTAVTTPQFFRLYLRHLREE, encoded by the coding sequence TTGGAGTACATTCTCGACCTTTCTATACTTCTCGTCCTTGCAAAGAGCCTGGAATGGCTTTTTGAGAAGAAGGAGATCCATCCGATAATTGCACATATACTTACTGGTATGATACTTGGGCCGTTTTTTCTTAATGTAGTGGTTCCTTCAGAGCCTTTAAAGGTTCTCTCCGAATTTGGTCTTTTGATGATGATGCTCTATATGGGACTTACGAGTAACTTTTCGTCCATAGCTTCCAATAAAAGCAAGGCAATTTTGGTAGCTGCTTTGGGCGTAATATTTTCCTTCATTCTTGGTTTTTTGACAGTTTATGCCTTCGGCAAAGGATTAGCAGCAGCAATTTTTGTTGGCGTGACTCTTGGAAATACTGCAATTGAAGTCACTAGTGGCGTGCTTCTAAAGGCTAGGATTCGGAAAGAACTCTCTTCAATATTAATGGGCGCTGCATTTGCAGATGATATCATGGCAGTTTATTTAATTGGTATAATAACTGCTATGACGAAGGGAGAGCTAGCATTCTCTCCCCTTGTTGTACTAACAATTAAGATCGTCCTTTTCATAACAGCGGTGCTCCTTGTCTCTGAGTATATCTTTAAACGCTCCTCACGCTTTTATAGTATTTTGAGGAACTTAAACATCTTCTTCACATTCACGATAGTCTTGACATTCTTCTTGGCCATGATTGCGGAAAGGGTAGGTCTTCATCAGATAATTGGAGCCTACCTTGCAGGTTTGACAATTAGCAGATTGAGAGAGAGAAGAGACCCCCTTGTAATTAGTAAAATAAAACTCAACGAACTTATAGGGGATTTGCAAGTAGTTTTAACAGAATTTTTCATTCCTTTGTTCTTTATATATGTAGGTTTGATGTTTAACCCCTCTTTAAATGAACTTAGCATTGTGTTGATAGGCCTTCTCTATTTGGCAGCAGTTATAGGGAAGTTTTTGGGCTGTGGGTTGGGGATGAAACTCTTTAAATTCGATTGGAAGTCAGCAGCACTAGTAGGCATTGGAATGGGGGGAAGAGGTAGCTTAGAGCTTGCTATCCTAAAATTTGGCATTGAGGAAGGGTTAATAGATCAAAGTCTCTTTGCAGCAGTGGTAATAGTTTCAATGTTAACAGCCGTGACAACACCACAATTCTTTAGGCTTTATTTGAGACACCTTCGAGAGGAATAA
- a CDS encoding cation:proton antiporter yields METLIMIAMMLAMAKLLGWVFEKLNQPVVLGQILGGLMIGLFVESNEIIREFSNLGVLLLLFLAGIESDLTEFKRVGKPSISVAGVGVIFAFVFGFLVAYPFVDFHEALLYGAIMTPTSVSITVRVLMELRKLRSTEGTTILAAAVVDDVLGILLLTVIISLLREGSIDYITIFEILVEVSGFLAVFLYFGPVLAEKAFKRISHIDLPESTTSFAIIFLIIFAYMAEHLNLASILGAYLVGLTIGQTSYRKQVENHISILGYSIFIPLFFVEVGMRIEISYILHASFFAILYTLAAIISKILGCGAGAYLAGFDLKSSLRIGIGMIPRLGVELAMLTIALSSGVIGPEGLTIAISMVFATTILTPPLLKWVYKR; encoded by the coding sequence ATGGAAACACTTATCATGATAGCCATGATGTTGGCAATGGCAAAGCTTCTGGGATGGGTATTCGAAAAACTCAACCAGCCAGTAGTTCTTGGACAAATTTTGGGAGGTTTGATGATAGGGCTTTTTGTGGAGAGTAACGAAATAATCAGAGAATTCTCAAACCTCGGCGTTCTTTTGCTTCTATTCCTGGCAGGTATTGAAAGTGATCTTACAGAATTTAAACGGGTGGGAAAACCAAGTATTTCTGTAGCTGGTGTTGGTGTAATATTTGCATTTGTATTCGGGTTTTTAGTAGCTTATCCGTTCGTAGATTTTCATGAGGCCCTCCTTTATGGTGCTATAATGACACCAACAAGTGTTAGTATAACTGTAAGGGTACTAATGGAACTCAGAAAACTTAGGAGTACGGAGGGTACAACAATCTTAGCTGCCGCAGTTGTAGATGATGTTTTGGGGATTCTTCTTTTAACTGTTATTATCTCCCTTCTTCGGGAAGGGAGCATAGATTACATTACAATCTTCGAGATTCTCGTAGAAGTGAGTGGTTTTCTTGCAGTTTTCTTGTATTTTGGGCCAGTCCTTGCAGAGAAAGCATTCAAAAGAATTTCACACATAGACTTGCCCGAGTCCACGACATCATTTGCAATAATCTTTCTGATAATTTTTGCTTATATGGCAGAGCATCTAAACCTCGCATCTATTCTAGGGGCATATTTGGTAGGACTAACAATAGGACAAACTAGCTACAGAAAACAGGTTGAAAATCACATAAGCATCCTTGGTTACTCCATCTTTATTCCCCTCTTCTTTGTAGAGGTCGGTATGAGAATCGAAATCAGCTATATCTTACATGCAAGTTTCTTTGCAATTTTATACACTCTTGCAGCAATAATAAGCAAAATCCTTGGGTGTGGAGCAGGAGCATATTTAGCTGGCTTTGATCTCAAATCATCTCTAAGGATTGGTATTGGAATGATTCCACGACTCGGTGTTGAGCTTGCAATGCTTACAATAGCTCTCTCAAGTGGTGTAATTGGGCCAGAGGGCCTTACAATAGCCATTTCTATGGTATTTGCAACCACAATCCTGACACCTCCGCTACTGAAATGGGTTTACAAAAGATAG
- the jtg gene encoding 4-alpha-glucanotransferase: MKKINFIFGIHNHQPLGNFGWVFEEAYNNSYRPFMEILEEFPMMKVNAHFSGPLLEWIEENKPDYIDLLKSLVKNGQLEIVVAGFYEPVLAAIPKEDRIAQIEMLKEYARKLGFEAKGVWLTERVWQPELVKSLKELGIEYVVVDDYHFMSAGLSKEELFWPYYTEDGGEIVTVFPIDEKLRYLIPFRPVEKVIEYLEGLVDNNPSKVAVFHDDGEKFGVWPGTHEWVYEKGWLRKFFDEITSNEKINLMTYTEYLGKFTPRGLVYLPIASYFEMSEWSLPAKQAKLFVEFAEQLKKEGKFEKYRVFVRGGIWKNFFFKYPESNFMHKRMLMISKAVRENPEARHYILKAQCNDAYWHGVFGGVYLPHLRRTVWENIIKAQSYLNPENKVLDIDFDGRKEIMLENDNFIATLKPHYGGSIFELSSKRKAVNYNDVLPRRWEHYHEVPEAAVPEEENKDGVASIHELGKAIPEEIKRELAYDWQLRAILQDHFIKPEETLDNYRLVKYHEFGDFVNQPYEYILRGNKVKLWRNGGIYAKEKIPATVEKEIELNEEGFVAHYRVSLEKPFKILFGVELNLAVHSVMETPGEFDEKEFEVNDPYGLGRVKIETDKQAKIWKFPIKTLSQSEAGWDFIQQGVSYTLLFPIEKEIKFKIKFKEL; the protein is encoded by the coding sequence ATGAAAAAAATCAACTTCATATTTGGCATTCACAACCATCAACCTCTTGGAAACTTTGGCTGGGTTTTTGAAGAGGCTTATAACAATTCATATCGACCATTCATGGAGATTCTTGAAGAATTCCCAATGATGAAAGTAAATGCCCACTTTAGTGGCCCTCTTTTGGAGTGGATTGAAGAAAATAAACCCGATTATATTGATCTTTTAAAGTCTCTTGTAAAAAATGGTCAGCTTGAAATAGTAGTCGCAGGATTTTACGAACCTGTTCTAGCAGCCATCCCTAAGGAAGATAGAATAGCACAAATAGAAATGCTTAAAGAATATGCAAGAAAGTTAGGATTCGAAGCCAAGGGCGTATGGCTCACCGAAAGAGTATGGCAACCAGAACTTGTAAAATCCCTTAAAGAATTAGGAATTGAATATGTGGTTGTTGATGATTATCATTTCATGAGCGCCGGGTTGAGCAAAGAGGAGCTCTTCTGGCCGTATTACACCGAAGATGGCGGAGAGATTGTAACAGTATTTCCTATTGATGAAAAGCTAAGGTACCTAATCCCCTTCCGGCCGGTGGAAAAGGTTATCGAATATTTAGAAGGCCTCGTAGATAACAACCCCTCTAAAGTTGCTGTTTTCCACGACGATGGTGAGAAATTTGGAGTATGGCCTGGAACTCACGAATGGGTATACGAGAAAGGATGGCTTAGAAAGTTCTTTGATGAAATTACAAGCAATGAGAAAATTAACCTGATGACCTACACAGAATACCTAGGGAAATTCACACCAAGAGGCTTAGTGTATCTTCCAATTGCTTCTTACTTTGAGATGAGCGAATGGAGCTTACCGGCCAAACAGGCAAAACTCTTTGTAGAATTTGCGGAACAGCTGAAAAAGGAAGGCAAGTTTGAGAAATACCGTGTCTTTGTAAGAGGTGGCATTTGGAAAAACTTCTTTTTTAAATATCCCGAGAGCAACTTCATGCACAAAAGAATGCTCATGATCAGCAAAGCTGTGAGAGAAAACCCGGAGGCAAGACACTACATTCTCAAGGCCCAGTGTAATGACGCTTACTGGCATGGTGTCTTTGGAGGAGTTTACCTTCCCCACCTAAGGAGAACCGTATGGGAAAATATCATAAAAGCACAAAGCTACTTGAACCCAGAAAATAAAGTCCTAGATATAGATTTTGATGGAAGAAAAGAGATAATGTTAGAGAATGACAACTTTATAGCTACCCTAAAACCCCACTACGGTGGAAGCATTTTCGAGCTTAGCTCAAAGAGAAAGGCTGTCAACTACAACGATGTGCTTCCAAGGAGATGGGAACACTACCATGAAGTTCCTGAGGCAGCTGTTCCAGAAGAAGAAAACAAGGATGGGGTTGCAAGCATACACGAGCTTGGAAAAGCAATCCCTGAGGAAATTAAGAGGGAACTGGCTTATGATTGGCAGTTAAGAGCAATCCTCCAAGATCACTTCATTAAACCGGAAGAAACACTCGATAACTACAGACTCGTAAAATATCACGAATTCGGGGATTTTGTTAATCAGCCTTACGAATATATATTAAGGGGTAACAAAGTCAAACTATGGCGCAATGGAGGAATTTATGCAAAAGAAAAAATACCTGCTACAGTTGAAAAGGAGATAGAATTAAATGAAGAAGGCTTTGTAGCCCATTACAGGGTCTCACTTGAAAAGCCCTTTAAGATTCTCTTTGGAGTCGAGCTGAACCTAGCGGTGCACAGTGTCATGGAAACTCCAGGAGAATTTGATGAAAAGGAATTTGAGGTAAATGATCCATACGGACTTGGAAGGGTGAAGATTGAAACTGACAAACAGGCAAAGATCTGGAAGTTCCCGATAAAAACTCTAAGCCAAAGTGAAGCAGGATGGGACTTTATACAGCAAGGGGTAAGTTATACCTTGCTCTTTCCCATTGAAAAGGAAATAAAATTTAAAATAAAATTCAAGGAACTCTGA